One window of the Enterobacter huaxiensis genome contains the following:
- the srmB gene encoding ATP-dependent RNA helicase SrmB — protein sequence MTVTTFSELELDESLLKALESKGFTRPTAIQAAAISPALEGRDVLGSAPTGTGKTAAYLLPVLQHLLDFPRKKSGPPRVLILTPTRELAMQVAEHARELAANTHLDIATITGGVAYMNHAEVFSENQDIVVATTGRLLQYIKEENFDCRAVETLILDEADRMLDMGFAQDIEHIAGETRWRNQTMLFSATLEGDAIKDFAERLLEDPVEVSATPSTRERKKIHQWYYRADNLEHKVEILKHLLQQEDATRTIVFVRKRERVHELAGLLRSAGINNCYLEGEMAQAKRTEGIKRLTDGRVNVLVATDVAARGIDIPDVSHVINFDMPRSGDTYLHRIGRTGRAGRKGIAISLVEAHDYLLLQKIGRYVDEPLKARVIDELRPTTRAPSEKMTGKPSKKALAKRAERKEKEKEKPRVKQRHRDTKNVGKRRKPSTSTPDSQTEE from the coding sequence ATGACTGTAACGACTTTTTCCGAACTTGAACTCGATGAAAGCCTGCTCAAAGCACTAGAGAGCAAAGGCTTTACACGCCCGACCGCCATTCAGGCCGCGGCCATTTCGCCTGCGCTTGAGGGCCGCGATGTGCTCGGTTCTGCGCCAACCGGCACGGGGAAAACAGCAGCCTACTTGCTGCCTGTCTTGCAGCATCTGCTCGACTTCCCACGTAAAAAATCAGGCCCGCCGCGCGTTTTGATCCTTACGCCGACGCGCGAGCTGGCGATGCAGGTTGCCGAACACGCACGTGAGCTTGCGGCGAATACCCATCTGGATATCGCCACCATCACGGGCGGTGTTGCGTACATGAACCACGCCGAAGTGTTCAGCGAAAACCAGGACATCGTCGTTGCAACGACGGGTCGTCTGCTGCAGTACATTAAAGAAGAAAACTTCGACTGCCGCGCGGTTGAAACGCTGATCCTCGACGAAGCCGACCGTATGCTCGACATGGGCTTTGCGCAGGATATCGAGCACATCGCGGGTGAAACGCGCTGGCGTAACCAGACGATGCTGTTCTCTGCAACCCTGGAAGGGGATGCGATTAAAGATTTCGCAGAACGTCTGCTGGAAGATCCGGTCGAAGTGTCTGCCACGCCATCCACGCGTGAGCGCAAGAAGATCCACCAGTGGTATTACCGCGCAGATAACCTTGAGCACAAGGTTGAGATACTGAAACACCTGCTGCAGCAGGAAGACGCGACCCGCACCATCGTATTTGTGCGTAAGCGTGAGCGCGTGCATGAGCTGGCGGGATTGCTGCGTTCTGCGGGGATCAATAACTGTTATCTCGAAGGCGAGATGGCTCAGGCTAAGCGTACCGAAGGCATTAAGCGTCTGACCGATGGTCGCGTGAACGTGCTGGTCGCGACCGACGTCGCGGCGCGCGGGATCGACATCCCTGACGTAAGCCACGTCATTAACTTCGATATGCCGCGCAGCGGTGATACCTATCTGCACCGTATTGGCCGTACCGGTCGCGCGGGTCGTAAGGGTATTGCGATTTCTCTCGTCGAGGCCCATGACTATCTGCTGCTGCAGAAAATTGGTCGCTACGTTGATGAGCCGCTGAAGGCTCGCGTCATTGATGAGCTTCGCCCGACCACCCGTGCGCCGAGTGAAAAAATGACGGGCAAGCCGTCCAAGAAAGCGCTCGCGAAACGTGCAGAGAGAAAAGAGAAAGAAAAAGAGAAGCCGCGCGTTAAGCAACGCCACCGCGACACCAAAAACGTTGGTAAGCGCCGTAAGCCGAGTACTTCTACGCCTGACTCGCAAACAGAAGAGTAA
- the trmN gene encoding tRNA(1)(Val) (adenine(37)-N(6))-methyltransferase TrmN, protein MSQLKAQLRRDGFTFKQFFVAHDRCAMKVGTDGILLGAWAPVAGVKRILDIGTGSGLLALMLAQRTDDSVTLDAVELDAQAADQASENAAESPWAARIKIECADVLAWAPDQTARYDLIVSNPPYYEPGVECGTPEREQARYTRSLDHKSLLTSAAELISEEGYFCVVLPESTGNTFIEIARNIGWSLRLRTDISDTEGRLPHRVLLALSPKEGECFNDRMVIRGPDQRYSEDYTALTQAFYLFM, encoded by the coding sequence ATGTCTCAACTCAAAGCGCAGCTGCGCCGCGATGGCTTTACGTTTAAACAATTTTTTGTGGCTCACGATCGCTGTGCGATGAAAGTCGGTACCGACGGTATTTTACTGGGAGCCTGGGCACCTGTCGCAGGCGTTAAGCGTATTCTGGACATTGGCACCGGAAGCGGACTGTTGGCATTAATGCTGGCGCAGCGCACGGATGATAGCGTCACCCTTGATGCGGTTGAGCTGGATGCGCAGGCGGCCGATCAGGCCAGTGAAAATGCAGCAGAATCTCCGTGGGCGGCCCGTATCAAAATTGAATGTGCGGATGTGCTGGCCTGGGCGCCCGATCAAACCGCACGTTACGACCTGATCGTCAGCAACCCACCGTACTACGAGCCCGGCGTTGAGTGCGGCACGCCAGAACGTGAACAGGCTCGCTATACCCGCTCGCTGGACCACAAGTCGCTGTTAACCAGTGCGGCAGAGTTGATCTCAGAAGAGGGATATTTCTGCGTGGTGCTGCCAGAAAGTACCGGCAATACGTTTATCGAGATTGCCCGGAACATCGGCTGGAGCTTACGTCTGCGTACCGATATTTCAGATACCGAAGGGCGCTTGCCGCACCGCGTGCTATTGGCGCTCTCGCCAAAAGAAGGGGAGTGCTTTAACGACAGGATGGTGATCCGTGGGCCAGACCAGCGTTACTCCGAAGATTACACCGCTCTGACCCAGGCATTTTATCTGTTTATGTAA
- the nadB gene encoding L-aspartate oxidase → MNTTTELHCDVLIIGSGAAGLSLALRLAEHQKVIVLSKGPMSEGSTYYAQGGIAAVFDETDSIASHVEDTLIAGAGIVDAHAAEFVASNARHCVQWLIDQGVLFDTQTQPNGEESYHLTREGGHSHRRILHAADATGREVETTLVSKALSHPNIQVLERSNAVDLIISDKIGLPGTRRVVGAWVWNRNKEKVETCRAKAVVLATGGASKVYQYTTNPDIASGDGIAMAWRAGCRVANLEFNQFHPTALFHPQARNFLLTEALRGEGAYLKRPDGSRFMPDFDARGELAPRDIVARAIDHEMKRLGVDCMYLDISHQPAEFIRQHFPMIYEKLLGLGIDLTRDPVPIVPAAHYTCGGVMVDDHGRTDVDGLYAIGEVSYTGLHGANRMASNSLLECLVYGWSAAEDITKRMPYARQSECLPGWDESRVENPDELVVIQHNWHELRLFMWDYVGIVRTTRRLERALRRITMLQQEIDEYYANFRVSNNLLELRNLVQVAELIVRCAMMRKESRGLHYTLDYPDQLAESGPSVLSPQAYINR, encoded by the coding sequence ATGAACACAACTACAGAACTCCATTGTGATGTACTGATCATCGGCAGCGGTGCTGCCGGGCTCTCGCTGGCGCTGCGGCTGGCCGAACACCAAAAGGTTATCGTGCTGAGTAAAGGGCCGATGAGCGAGGGTTCAACCTATTACGCGCAAGGCGGTATTGCCGCCGTGTTTGATGAAACGGACAGCATTGCTTCGCACGTCGAAGACACCCTCATCGCCGGTGCCGGGATTGTGGATGCGCACGCCGCGGAGTTTGTCGCCAGCAACGCCCGGCACTGCGTTCAGTGGCTTATCGACCAGGGTGTACTGTTTGATACGCAGACTCAGCCAAACGGTGAAGAGAGCTATCATCTGACGCGTGAAGGTGGCCACAGCCATCGCCGGATCCTGCATGCGGCAGATGCGACCGGGAGAGAAGTTGAAACCACCCTGGTCAGCAAGGCGCTGAGCCATCCCAATATTCAGGTACTGGAGCGCAGCAATGCGGTTGACCTGATTATCTCCGATAAAATTGGCCTGCCCGGCACGCGTCGTGTAGTCGGTGCATGGGTCTGGAATCGTAATAAAGAAAAGGTGGAAACCTGTCGGGCAAAAGCCGTCGTGCTGGCCACAGGCGGTGCCTCCAAGGTTTACCAATACACCACCAACCCGGACATTGCCTCCGGCGACGGGATCGCCATGGCATGGCGTGCCGGTTGCCGCGTGGCGAACCTCGAATTCAATCAGTTCCATCCAACGGCCCTGTTCCATCCGCAGGCGCGTAACTTCCTGCTGACGGAAGCCCTGCGGGGAGAAGGTGCTTACCTGAAGCGTCCTGACGGCTCCCGCTTTATGCCTGACTTTGATGCCAGGGGCGAACTGGCCCCGCGCGATATCGTCGCTCGCGCCATCGACCATGAGATGAAACGTCTGGGCGTGGATTGCATGTATCTGGATATCAGCCATCAGCCCGCTGAATTTATTCGTCAGCATTTCCCGATGATTTATGAAAAGCTGCTGGGTCTGGGTATCGATCTGACGCGCGATCCGGTGCCGATAGTGCCTGCCGCCCACTATACCTGCGGTGGCGTAATGGTGGATGACCACGGGCGCACCGACGTGGATGGGCTTTATGCCATCGGCGAGGTGAGTTATACCGGCCTACACGGTGCGAACCGCATGGCGTCCAATTCACTGCTGGAATGCCTGGTCTACGGCTGGTCAGCGGCGGAAGACATTACCAAACGCATGCCTTACGCCCGTCAGTCTGAATGTCTGCCGGGCTGGGATGAAAGCCGCGTTGAGAACCCGGATGAGCTGGTCGTCATTCAACACAACTGGCATGAGCTTCGGTTGTTCATGTGGGACTACGTAGGAATTGTGCGAACCACCAGGCGCCTTGAGCGCGCCCTGCGGCGCATTACGATGCTGCAGCAAGAGATTGATGAATATTACGCCAACTTTCGCGTGTCCAATAATCTGCTGGAGCTGCGTAACCTGGTGCAGGTTGCTGAGCTTATCGTGCGCTGCGCGATGATGCGTAAAGAGAGCCGAGGCCTGCACTATACGCTGGACTACCCCGACCAGCTGGCTGAATCCGGCCCGTCGGTGTTGTCCCCGCAGGCTTACATAAACAGATAA
- the rseD gene encoding rpoE leader peptide RseD, with protein sequence MLIEWRFDNAWNLGLGRHYLG encoded by the coding sequence GTGCTTATAGAGTGGCGTTTCGACAACGCGTGGAATTTAGGTTTGGGGAGACATTACCTCGGATGA
- the rpoE gene encoding RNA polymerase sigma factor RpoE → MSEQLTDQVLVERVQKGDQKAFNLLVVRYQHKVASLVSRYVPSGDVPDVVQESFIKAYRALDSFRGDSAFYTWLYRIAVNTAKNYLVAQGRRPPSSDVDAIDAENFESGGALKEISNPENLMLSEELRQIVFRTIESLPEDLRMAITLRELDGLSYEEIAAIMDCPVGTVRSRIFRAREAIDNKVQPLIRR, encoded by the coding sequence ATGAGCGAGCAGTTAACGGACCAGGTCCTGGTTGAACGGGTCCAGAAGGGAGATCAGAAAGCTTTTAACCTACTGGTGGTGCGCTACCAGCATAAGGTGGCGAGTCTGGTTTCTCGATATGTACCGTCAGGAGACGTTCCTGATGTAGTACAAGAGTCTTTCATAAAGGCCTATCGCGCGCTGGATTCTTTCCGGGGAGATAGTGCTTTTTACACCTGGCTGTATCGTATTGCAGTCAATACAGCTAAGAATTATCTGGTTGCTCAGGGCCGTCGTCCACCTTCTAGTGATGTGGACGCAATCGACGCCGAAAACTTTGAAAGCGGCGGCGCGTTGAAAGAAATTTCGAACCCTGAGAACTTAATGTTGTCAGAAGAACTGAGACAAATTGTTTTTCGCACGATCGAGTCGCTCCCGGAAGATTTACGCATGGCAATTACGTTGCGGGAGCTTGATGGTCTAAGCTATGAAGAGATAGCGGCTATCATGGATTGTCCGGTCGGCACGGTACGTTCTCGAATTTTCCGTGCGCGAGAAGCCATTGATAATAAAGTTCAACCGCTTATCAGGCGTTGA
- the rseA gene encoding anti-sigma-E factor RseA produces the protein MQKEKLSALMDGETLDSELLNELSQSPEMQETWESYHLIRDTLRGDTGEFLHFDISARVMAAIENEPVHQTTPLIPEAQPAPHQWQKMPFWQKVRPWASQLTQMGVAACVSLAVIVGVQHYNTQSEVNQQPEAPVFNTLPMMGKASPVSLGVPADASASGGQQQQVQEQRRRINAMLQDYELQRRLHSEQLQFEQAQTQQAAVQVPGNQTLGTQSQ, from the coding sequence ATGCAGAAAGAAAAACTTTCCGCTTTAATGGATGGTGAAACGCTGGATAGTGAGCTGCTCAACGAGCTGTCTCAATCTCCTGAAATGCAAGAGACCTGGGAGAGCTATCATCTCATCCGTGACACCCTGCGCGGTGATACCGGTGAGTTTCTCCATTTCGATATCTCAGCACGCGTCATGGCGGCCATTGAGAACGAGCCTGTTCATCAGACCACCCCGCTGATTCCTGAAGCTCAGCCCGCACCTCACCAGTGGCAGAAAATGCCCTTCTGGCAAAAAGTGCGTCCGTGGGCCAGCCAGCTTACCCAAATGGGCGTGGCTGCGTGCGTATCGCTTGCAGTTATTGTTGGCGTCCAGCACTATAACACTCAGTCTGAAGTCAATCAGCAGCCTGAAGCGCCAGTGTTCAACACACTGCCGATGATGGGCAAAGCCAGCCCGGTTAGCCTGGGCGTACCGGCAGATGCTTCCGCAAGCGGCGGTCAGCAACAGCAGGTACAGGAGCAGCGCCGTCGTATCAATGCGATGTTGCAGGATTACGAGTTGCAGCGTCGTCTGCACTCTGAACAGCTTCAGTTTGAGCAGGCACAAACCCAGCAGGCTGCCGTTCAAGTGCCCGGAAACCAAACTTTAGGAACGCAATCGCAGTAA
- the rseB gene encoding sigma-E factor regulatory protein RseB — MKQLWFAMSLMAGSLFFSANASADVSSGALLQQMNLASQSLNYELAFISINKQGVESLRYRHARLDNQPLAQLLQMDGPRREVVQRGNEISYFEPGLEPFTLNGDYIVDSLPSLIYTDFKRLAPYYDFISVGKTRIADRLCEVIRVVARDGTRYSYIVWIDAETKLPMRVDLLDRDGETLEQFRVISFSVNSQVGNSMQNLAKASLPPLLSVPAGDSVNFNWVPSWIPQGFSEVSSSRRQLPTIETPVESRLYSDGLFSFSVNINRATANSAEQMLRTGRRTVSTTVRDNAEITIVGELPPQTAKRISDSIKFKAAQ, encoded by the coding sequence ATGAAGCAACTTTGGTTCGCCATGTCTCTGATGGCGGGTAGCCTGTTCTTCTCTGCCAACGCCTCGGCTGATGTTTCATCCGGGGCGTTGTTGCAGCAAATGAATCTGGCCAGCCAGTCACTCAATTACGAGTTGGCATTTATCAGCATTAATAAGCAGGGCGTCGAGTCGTTACGCTATCGCCATGCCCGTCTTGATAACCAGCCGCTCGCCCAGCTTTTACAGATGGATGGCCCGCGTCGGGAAGTCGTCCAGCGTGGGAACGAAATCAGCTATTTCGAGCCTGGCCTTGAGCCTTTCACGCTGAATGGCGATTACATCGTTGATTCCCTGCCGTCGCTTATCTATACCGATTTCAAGCGTCTTGCACCTTACTACGATTTTATCTCGGTAGGGAAAACGCGCATCGCCGACAGACTGTGTGAAGTCATCCGCGTTGTCGCGCGCGACGGCACGCGCTATAGCTACATCGTCTGGATTGATGCAGAAACCAAGCTGCCTATGCGCGTTGACCTGCTGGACCGTGACGGTGAAACGCTGGAGCAGTTCCGCGTCATCTCCTTTAGCGTTAACAGCCAGGTCGGCAACAGTATGCAGAATCTGGCCAAAGCCAGCCTGCCGCCGCTGCTTTCTGTTCCTGCCGGTGATTCAGTAAACTTCAACTGGGTACCTTCCTGGATCCCGCAAGGGTTTAGCGAAGTCTCCAGCAGCCGACGACAGCTTCCGACCATTGAAACGCCGGTTGAATCACGCCTCTATTCAGATGGTTTGTTCAGCTTCTCGGTGAACATCAACCGCGCGACGGCAAACAGCGCCGAGCAAATGCTTCGTACTGGCCGCCGGACGGTGAGCACCACGGTACGCGATAACGCTGAGATCACTATTGTCGGAGAGTTACCGCCGCAAACGGCGAAACGTATTTCTGACAGCATTAAATTTAAGGCTGCACAATGA
- the rseC gene encoding SoxR-reducing system protein RseC: MIKEWATVVSWQDGVALVSCDVKASCNSCASRAGCGSRVLNKLGPQTSHTIAVPSEQPLVAGQKVELGIAEGSLLTSAVLVYLSPLVGLFVMGGIFQMLFNTDAAAMCGAALGGVGGFWLAKGLSPRLAAREEWQPVILSVALGPDQLRVETLSSEAR, encoded by the coding sequence ATGATTAAAGAGTGGGCCACGGTGGTCTCCTGGCAGGATGGCGTTGCCCTGGTCAGTTGTGACGTTAAAGCATCATGCAATAGCTGTGCTTCCAGAGCCGGCTGCGGCAGCCGCGTGCTGAACAAGCTGGGGCCGCAAACCTCACATACCATCGCTGTTCCGAGCGAACAGCCGCTGGTGGCTGGGCAGAAGGTCGAGCTGGGTATTGCCGAAGGCAGCCTGCTGACCTCCGCGGTGCTGGTTTATCTCTCTCCGCTGGTGGGGCTGTTTGTCATGGGCGGCATTTTCCAGATGTTGTTCAATACCGACGCGGCGGCAATGTGTGGTGCTGCTCTGGGTGGCGTTGGCGGATTTTGGCTTGCAAAGGGCTTATCCCCCAGGCTGGCTGCTCGAGAGGAATGGCAACCCGTCATCCTTAGCGTTGCGCTCGGTCCAGACCAGCTTCGTGTGGAAACGCTCTCTTCTGAGGCCCGGTGA
- the lepA gene encoding translation elongation factor 4, whose amino-acid sequence MKNIRNFSIIAHIDHGKSTLSDRIIQICGGLSDREMAAQVLDSMDLERERGITIKAQSVTLDYKAADGETYQLNFIDTPGHVDFSYEVSRSLAACEGALLVVDAGQGVEAQTLANCYTAMEMDLEVVPVLNKIDLPAADPERVAEEIEDIVGIDATDAVRCSAKTGVGVPDVLERLVRDIPPPEGDPDAPLQALIIDSWFDNYLGVVSLVRIKNGTMRKGDKIKVMSTGQVYNADRLGIFTPKQVDRTELKCGEVGWLVCAIKDILGAPVGDTLTLARNPADKALPGFKKVKPQVYAGLFPVSSDDYENFRDALGKLSLNDASLFYEPESSTALGFGFRCGFLGLLHMEIIQERLEREYDLDLITTAPTVVYEVETTSKEVIYVDSPSKLPPLNNIHELREPIAECHMLLPQEFLGNVITLCIEKRGVQTNMVYHGNQVALTYEIPMAEVVLDFFDRLKSTSRGYASLDYNFKRFQASNMVRVDVLINSERVDALALITHNDNAPYRGRELVEKMKELIPRQQFDIAIQAAIGNHIIARSTVKQLRKNVLAKCYGGDVSRKKKLLQKQKDGKKRMKQVGNVELPQEAFLAILHVGKDGK is encoded by the coding sequence ATGAAGAACATACGTAACTTTTCGATCATTGCTCACATTGACCACGGTAAGTCGACGCTGTCTGACCGTATTATCCAGATTTGCGGTGGCCTGTCTGATCGTGAAATGGCAGCCCAGGTTCTGGACTCCATGGACCTGGAACGCGAACGCGGTATTACCATCAAAGCGCAGAGCGTGACGCTCGACTATAAAGCGGCTGATGGTGAAACCTACCAACTGAACTTTATCGACACCCCAGGCCACGTTGACTTCTCCTATGAAGTTTCACGATCGCTGGCGGCCTGTGAAGGCGCGCTGCTGGTGGTGGATGCCGGGCAGGGCGTTGAAGCCCAAACCTTGGCGAACTGCTACACCGCGATGGAAATGGATCTCGAGGTCGTGCCAGTTCTGAACAAAATCGACCTGCCTGCCGCCGACCCGGAGCGCGTAGCGGAAGAGATTGAAGACATCGTTGGCATTGATGCGACCGACGCGGTGCGCTGCTCTGCGAAAACCGGCGTGGGGGTTCCTGATGTGCTGGAACGTCTGGTGCGAGACATCCCGCCACCGGAAGGTGACCCTGATGCACCGCTGCAGGCGCTGATCATCGACTCCTGGTTTGATAACTATCTCGGCGTTGTCTCGCTGGTGCGTATTAAAAACGGCACCATGCGCAAAGGCGACAAAATTAAGGTGATGAGTACCGGTCAGGTTTACAACGCTGACCGCCTGGGCATCTTCACGCCAAAACAGGTTGACCGTACCGAGCTGAAATGCGGCGAGGTAGGCTGGCTGGTCTGCGCCATTAAAGATATCCTCGGCGCACCGGTGGGCGATACCCTGACGCTGGCGCGTAATCCAGCGGACAAAGCGCTGCCAGGCTTCAAAAAGGTGAAGCCACAGGTATATGCAGGCCTGTTCCCGGTCAGCTCCGACGACTACGAGAACTTCCGCGATGCGCTCGGCAAGCTGAGCCTCAACGATGCGTCCCTGTTCTATGAGCCGGAAAGCTCAACGGCGCTGGGCTTCGGCTTCCGCTGCGGCTTCCTCGGCCTGCTGCACATGGAGATCATTCAGGAACGTCTGGAGCGTGAATACGATCTGGATCTGATCACCACGGCACCGACCGTAGTCTACGAAGTGGAAACCACCTCGAAAGAGGTTATCTACGTCGATAGCCCGTCCAAGCTTCCGCCGCTGAACAATATTCACGAGCTGCGCGAGCCGATCGCAGAGTGTCACATGCTGCTGCCACAGGAGTTCCTGGGCAACGTTATCACCCTGTGTATCGAAAAACGTGGCGTCCAGACCAACATGGTTTACCACGGTAACCAGGTGGCGCTGACCTATGAAATCCCGATGGCGGAAGTGGTGCTCGACTTCTTCGACCGTCTGAAGTCTACCTCTCGTGGCTATGCGTCACTGGATTACAACTTCAAACGCTTCCAGGCGTCCAACATGGTGCGCGTTGACGTGCTGATCAACAGCGAGCGCGTTGATGCCCTGGCGCTGATCACCCACAACGACAATGCGCCTTACCGCGGTCGTGAGCTGGTTGAGAAGATGAAAGAGCTGATCCCGCGTCAGCAGTTTGACATCGCGATCCAGGCGGCCATTGGCAACCACATCATCGCGCGTTCTACCGTGAAACAGCTGCGTAAAAACGTTCTGGCGAAATGCTATGGCGGCGACGTCAGCCGTAAGAAAAAGCTGCTCCAGAAGCAGAAAGACGGTAAGAAGCGTATGAAGCAGGTCGGTAACGTTGAGCTGCCGCAGGAAGCATTCCTTGCCATTCTGCACGTTGGCAAAGACGGCAAATAA
- the lepB gene encoding signal peptidase I yields the protein MANMFALILVIATLVTGLLWCLDKFIFAPKRRERQAAAQAATGDGLDAKTLKKVGPKPGWLETGASVFPVLAIVLVVRSFIYEPFQIPSGSMMPTLLIGDFILVEKFAYGIKDPIYQKTLIETGHPKRGDIVVFKYPEDPRLDYIKRAVGLPGDKVTYDPVSKEVTVQPGCSSGTACENALAITYSNVEPSDFVQTFARRNGGEATSGFFQVPKSETKENGIRLVERKETLGDVTHRILTVPIAQDQVGMYYQQPGQQLATWIVPPGHYFMMGDNRDNSADSRYWGFVPEANLVGKATAIWMSFEKQEGEWPTGVRLNRIGGIH from the coding sequence ATGGCGAACATGTTTGCCCTGATCCTGGTCATCGCCACCCTGGTAACAGGTCTGCTGTGGTGTCTGGATAAGTTTATCTTCGCCCCGAAACGCCGTGAGCGTCAGGCTGCCGCCCAGGCAGCCACTGGCGATGGGCTGGATGCGAAAACCCTGAAGAAAGTCGGCCCGAAACCGGGCTGGCTGGAGACGGGTGCATCGGTGTTCCCGGTGCTGGCGATCGTGCTGGTGGTGCGTTCGTTTATCTACGAACCGTTCCAGATCCCATCAGGCTCAATGATGCCAACGCTGCTGATTGGCGATTTTATTCTGGTAGAAAAGTTTGCCTACGGCATTAAAGATCCTATCTACCAGAAAACGCTGATCGAAACGGGCCATCCGAAACGTGGCGACATCGTGGTGTTCAAATATCCGGAAGATCCGCGCCTGGACTACATCAAGCGCGCGGTGGGTCTGCCGGGAGATAAAGTCACCTACGATCCGGTATCCAAAGAAGTGACCGTCCAGCCGGGCTGCAGCTCGGGCACGGCATGTGAAAACGCGCTGGCAATCACTTACTCGAACGTTGAGCCGAGTGATTTTGTGCAGACCTTCGCCCGTCGTAACGGCGGTGAAGCCACCAGCGGTTTCTTCCAGGTTCCGAAAAGTGAGACCAAAGAGAACGGCATTCGTCTGGTTGAGCGTAAAGAGACGCTGGGCGATGTGACCCACCGTATTTTGACGGTGCCTATTGCTCAGGATCAGGTCGGGATGTATTACCAGCAGCCGGGGCAGCAGCTTGCGACCTGGATTGTTCCGCCGGGACATTACTTCATGATGGGGGATAACCGCGATAATTCCGCGGACAGCCGTTACTGGGGCTTTGTGCCGGAAGCGAATCTGGTGGGTAAAGCGACCGCGATTTGGATGAGTTTTGAGAAGCAGGAAGGCGAATGGCCGACCGGTGTACGTCTGAATCGTATTGGTGGGATCCATTAA
- the rnc gene encoding ribonuclease III — protein sequence MNPIVINRLQRKLGYTFQHQELLQQALTHRSASSKHNERLEFLGDSILSFVIANALYHRFPRVDEGDMSRMRATLVRGNTLAEIAREFELGECLRLGPGELKSGGFRRESILADTVEALIGGVFLDSDIQTVEKLILNWYQSRLDEISPGDKQKDPKTRLQEYLQGRHLPLPSYLVVQVRGEAHDQEFTIHCQVSGLSEPVVGTGSSRRKAEQAAAEQALKMLELE from the coding sequence ATGAACCCCATCGTAATTAATCGGCTTCAACGGAAGCTGGGCTACACTTTTCAACATCAGGAGTTATTGCAGCAAGCATTAACCCACCGCAGTGCCAGCAGCAAGCACAATGAGCGCCTCGAATTTTTAGGCGACTCTATTTTAAGTTTTGTGATTGCGAATGCGCTTTATCATCGTTTCCCACGCGTGGACGAAGGTGATATGAGCCGCATGCGCGCCACGCTGGTAAGGGGTAACACCCTGGCGGAAATCGCACGCGAATTTGAACTGGGCGAATGCCTGCGTCTGGGGCCGGGTGAGCTGAAAAGCGGCGGCTTCCGTCGTGAATCTATTCTTGCCGACACGGTCGAAGCATTAATCGGTGGCGTGTTCCTGGACAGCGATATCCAGACTGTAGAAAAACTGATCCTGAACTGGTATCAGAGCCGCCTGGACGAAATCAGTCCGGGAGATAAACAAAAAGATCCTAAAACGCGTCTGCAGGAATATCTGCAGGGCCGTCATCTGCCGCTGCCATCCTATCTGGTGGTGCAGGTGCGTGGCGAAGCGCACGATCAGGAATTTACCATCCATTGCCAGGTCAGTGGCCTGAGTGAACCGGTGGTGGGCACAGGTTCTAGCCGTCGCAAGGCGGAACAGGCTGCCGCCGAACAGGCGTTAAAAATGCTGGAGCTGGAATGA